GCACCAGTGGATCAGATCGTAGCCTGTAACACCCTTCACGTCTTCTTTCAACACAACGAAGGCCTTTATTCTCTCTCCAACCTTCTCATCCGGAACCCCAACAGCGCATGCGGCAAGAACAGCCGGATGCTCCTGCAGGGCTGCCTCAATCTCTGAAGATGACACCCTGTAGCCTTTATGCTTTATGGTATCCGCGGTTCTGTCTACAAAATAATAGAAGTCCTTTTCATCCTTTCTTAATACATCACCGGTCCTGTACCATCTCCGCCCCTCAATTTCAACAAAGGCTTCTTTTGTTTCCTCTTCTTTGTTCCAATATGCCCCTACCATATGATCCGATGAGACAAGGAGCTCGCCGGCCTCCCCTACAGGCATATCCTGCAAGGTCGCTTCATCGACGATCTTTACCTTCTTTATAGAGAGGGCCTTGCCAATGCTTCCGGGAGGTATTTCTTCTGTCACTGTCGGCATGGTAACGCCACCGCAGGTCTCTGTCGCCCCGTATCCTTCATAAATCTCTTTACCAAATTTTTCTTTCCACCGCCGTGCCGTTTCCCGAGGAAGAACATCGCCGCCGCTAAAGCAATAGGCAAGGGATGAAATATTATAGAAATCAAGCCTGTCATGTTCGAGGATCATTCTATAGAGTGCAGGAACACCGAAGAAGGTCTTTGCCTTGTATATCTGAACATAGTAAAGAAAGGCATCTATACTTACCTTGGGCATGATGATAACGCAGTCTCCGGTAATACAGAGCGGACCCAGACCGAACACCTGTCCGAGGATGTGGAAAAGCGGACCCCCCTGCATGACCACATTTTCGGGGGATGGGATCAGAGAGGCACTTACCTCAAGTTGTGCCTTGACAGACTCGAGGAAGAGGGCATGACTAATGGGGACACCTTTCGGGTTTTTTGTGGTCCCACCGGTATAGAGCATCTCAAGGGTCTCACTTTCACTAACCTGGGCCCCCTCCATGGTGGTCCTGGTTTTCATAAGGTCCGCGAGTTCATAGATACCCTTGCCCTTTTCTATCTTACCTTCCGGTATCCGGTCGAAGGCCTTGCCTATGAGCCACTTGTACCGGGGTAAAAGGTCCGCCATTCTCGTGACAATGACTGTATCCAGGGCACCTTCTTCTTTAAGTTCTTTAGCATAGCCAAAATTCGTATCCGCACAAATAACGGTGCGTGCGCCTGAATCCCCGGCGATATATCTCAGATCGCGCGGTGTATAAATAGGGGCGATGGGTACTACCACGGCCCCGATCTTTTGGATGGAAAGCCAGCTGATAATCCATTGAGGGGTATTCGGCATGTAAAGAATGATCTTGTCACGTTGTTTTAAGCCCAACGATTTGAGTCCCGTAGAAAGGCGCTCGACATATGCGAAAAGATCAACATAGTTCAGGACCTCTCCCAGGTATCGAACGGCCGGTCTTCCTTTGTGCCGGTTTGCTGTTTCTTCGAAGGTCTGATATACATTCATCGTACACTACACTCCAAAATAGGCTGCCTTTATCTCGGGGTTGTTGTAGAGCTCTTCTCCTGTCCCGTGGAGGGTGAGCATGCCGTTTTCGAGGACATATCCCCGGTCGATAATAGGTAATACGGGCCGGGCAAACTGTTCACAGAGCAAGATTGTAACGCCTGCCTCTTTTCGTATTGTCACGATCGACTCTATAAGCTTTACCTGGATGGCAGGGGAGAGGCCAAGGAGCGGTTCATCAAGGAGCATCAGCTTGGGTTTTACCATGAGAGACATTCCGATAGCGAGCATCTGCTGCTCACCACCGCTCAGGAAGCCGGCCCTTCTCTTCCTTAAGGGTACGAGGGCAGGAAATATCTTGTAAATATAGTCAATCCTCTCCCTCATTTCCACTCTGGGCAACAAGTAAGAGGCGATCTTCAGGTTTTCTTCAACGTCACTTTCCACAAAAACCGGATGTCTTTCACGAGAGAGAACTATCCCCATCTTGACCCGTTCATCGGCCCAGCGGTCGGTAATATCCTGTTCGAGAAAAGAGATATGACCGAATATGGTTATCCTCTCACCACCCTTGCGCTGCTCCTTGAGTTTTGTGTCAAGAAGGAGCCCGGAGATCGTGTTCATCAGCGTGGTCTTGCCGGCACTGTTTGAGCCTATAATGCCGACGATCTCCCCTCTGTTCACTTCGATAGAGAGTTCATTTATGGCGATGGCGTTTTCGTAAAAGACCATAAGCTTATCAACGTTCAGCATAATTTCACCCTCTACACCTCCACACCGAGATACGCCTTTTTCACCTCTTCGTCTTCCAGTATTGCTTTCGGAGGCCCTTCCTTGATCTTCTTACCGTAATTGAGGACTATCACCTTGTCGGCTATGCGGAACAGTTCCTTCAGTCTATGCTCCACCATGATCACGGTCTTACCATCCGCAAGGATCTTTTCGATAATGGGGATTATGCTTGTGACTTCTGCGATGGAAAGGCCGGAAAAAAGCTCATCGAGGATAAATATCTCACTCTTAAGAGCGAGGAGCCGTGCGAGTTCAAGTCTTTTGAGGTACCCGTGAGGCAGTACACTTGCTGACTTGTACGGTACTGAAGAATCCCGTTCAAAACCGACTTCTTCGAGGACGTCCAGGGCCACCGCATCCTTATCCCCAAACCTTCCCCCCGAGGAAGCCCTTACCCTTGGCGAAGCAAGGGGAACAACAATATTCTTATAGGCGGGAAGGTGAAAAAATGGCTTCACCATTTGAAAGGCCCTGCCGATACCCATATTGGTGATCCTGTAAGGGGGAAGGCCGATCACATCCTTTCCTTTAAACAATACACTGCCGCGGTCCGGCCTCACGAAGCCCGTAATTGTGTTGACAAGGGTGGTCTTGCCGGATCCGTTGGGTCCGATGATGCCCAGGAGCGTGTTTTCCTCAACCCCGACGCTCACATCATCTAAGGCCTTTACGCCGCCAAAGGCCTTTGTTATGCCTTTTACCTCAAGAAGCGCCATCTACTTGTCCTTTGAGGGCTTGCGTCGCCCCCTCTTCGTGCATAAGCCCGAAAAGATTCCCCTTCTCGTGAGCCGTGCTCGCTTGTATTTTGCTCTCAACTCCTTGCTCTCCGCTCTCAGCTATTCTAACTTTACCCACCTTGCTATTATCGGGGCTTGCGTCGCCCCCTCCAGCAGCAAAGCTGCCGGAGCCTCCCCCTCTTGCGAGCCGTGCTCGCTGATACATATCTCAGCTATTCTAACTTTACCCACCTTTCCATCTCGTTGTATTTCCGTGATGCGTAGTGGAAGATGCCTTCCGGCAGCGCCACAACGCAAATTACCAGAATAAATCCATAGAATACGATCCGCAAAGTGCCGAATTCCCTCAAAAACTCGGAAAGGGGTACAAGAATACACGCGCCTACGAGGGGCCCTGCAAGCGTCCCGATACCCCCGATCGCGGCTGCAGCAATGGGGAGGATTGAAAACTCCATCGCAAAAACAGGCATCCCGGTAAACTGATAAGAGTGTGTCATAAAAGCCCCGCAGAACGCACAGATACTGCTCCCGATAAACAATGCCTGTGCCTTGAAGGCGTAGATGTTAATACCTGATGCCATGGTAGCCCTGTCATTGTCCCGTATGCTTACGAATATAAGTCCATAGTCAGAAGCGATAAACCTTCGGAGCCCGAACAAAGATGCCCACATAGCGGCGAGAATGAGCGTGATCTCAACCCATACATTGGGAAAGGGGCTTAAACCGGTAAGGCCCTCTGTCCCGCCGAGGATCTTTGTTGCTTCGACGAGTCGCATGATCATGAGCGGCAGGATAAGGGTTATCATGGCGAAATAGATACCCCTTAACCGGATGACAGGCAAAAGCAGGATCGTTGAGAGGAGTCCTCCGACAACGGTTGCTATGGGGATAGTGAGGTAGACGGGCAGCCCGAGATAATGATTGAGACTACCCGCCGTGTATGAACCTATCCCGAAGAAAAGGGCCTGTCCGAGGGACAGCATTCCGCAACTGGAAAGAAAATCCCAGGACACAGCAAGCATGGCGAAGACGCAGGTGGTAATGGCCACTTTTTTCCAGTACAACGGCAAAAAGTAGGCGGCGAGGGCGATTCCCACAATGGGGATGAGCCTTGGGAACAGGAGGTACCACATCTCCCTGTAGGAAGTGAGGGCATATATATCATCAGAACGGGCCTTTATACCCCTTGCGATACGCTCCTTCCGGTAATTTTCCTTCACACCCTTTCCTCCAGTTCTTTCTGATGGCCGAGAAGGCCTGACGGTTTTATCGCAAGGATGATAAGGATCGCGCAGAGGCTCACGATGATCGTCCAGTGCGGCGAGA
This window of the Syntrophorhabdaceae bacterium genome carries:
- a CDS encoding branched-chain amino acid ABC transporter permease: MKENYRKERIARGIKARSDDIYALTSYREMWYLLFPRLIPIVGIALAAYFLPLYWKKVAITTCVFAMLAVSWDFLSSCGMLSLGQALFFGIGSYTAGSLNHYLGLPVYLTIPIATVVGGLLSTILLLPVIRLRGIYFAMITLILPLMIMRLVEATKILGGTEGLTGLSPFPNVWVEITLILAAMWASLFGLRRFIASDYGLIFVSIRDNDRATMASGINIYAFKAQALFIGSSICAFCGAFMTHSYQFTGMPVFAMEFSILPIAAAAIGGIGTLAGPLVGACILVPLSEFLREFGTLRIVFYGFILVICVVALPEGIFHYASRKYNEMERWVKLE
- a CDS encoding ABC transporter ATP-binding protein, with protein sequence MLNVDKLMVFYENAIAINELSIEVNRGEIVGIIGSNSAGKTTLMNTISGLLLDTKLKEQRKGGERITIFGHISFLEQDITDRWADERVKMGIVLSRERHPVFVESDVEENLKIASYLLPRVEMRERIDYIYKIFPALVPLRKRRAGFLSGGEQQMLAIGMSLMVKPKLMLLDEPLLGLSPAIQVKLIESIVTIRKEAGVTILLCEQFARPVLPIIDRGYVLENGMLTLHGTGEELYNNPEIKAAYFGV
- a CDS encoding ATP-binding cassette domain-containing protein, with amino-acid sequence MALLEVKGITKAFGGVKALDDVSVGVEENTLLGIIGPNGSGKTTLVNTITGFVRPDRGSVLFKGKDVIGLPPYRITNMGIGRAFQMVKPFFHLPAYKNIVVPLASPRVRASSGGRFGDKDAVALDVLEEVGFERDSSVPYKSASVLPHGYLKRLELARLLALKSEIFILDELFSGLSIAEVTSIIPIIEKILADGKTVIMVEHRLKELFRIADKVIVLNYGKKIKEGPPKAILEDEEVKKAYLGVEV
- a CDS encoding class I adenylate-forming enzyme family protein — its product is MNVYQTFEETANRHKGRPAVRYLGEVLNYVDLFAYVERLSTGLKSLGLKQRDKIILYMPNTPQWIISWLSIQKIGAVVVPIAPIYTPRDLRYIAGDSGARTVICADTNFGYAKELKEEGALDTVIVTRMADLLPRYKWLIGKAFDRIPEGKIEKGKGIYELADLMKTRTTMEGAQVSESETLEMLYTGGTTKNPKGVPISHALFLESVKAQLEVSASLIPSPENVVMQGGPLFHILGQVFGLGPLCITGDCVIIMPKVSIDAFLYYVQIYKAKTFFGVPALYRMILEHDRLDFYNISSLAYCFSGGDVLPRETARRWKEKFGKEIYEGYGATETCGGVTMPTVTEEIPPGSIGKALSIKKVKIVDEATLQDMPVGEAGELLVSSDHMVGAYWNKEEETKEAFVEIEGRRWYRTGDVLRKDEKDFYYFVDRTADTIKHKGYRVSSSEIEAALQEHPAVLAACAVGVPDEKVGERIKAFVVLKEDVKGVTGYDLIHWCRDHLASYKIPQYIEFRDMLPKSKVGKLLRREMRREERKRHEE